In Ostrea edulis chromosome 4, xbOstEdul1.1, whole genome shotgun sequence, a single window of DNA contains:
- the LOC125668580 gene encoding prostaglandin E2 receptor EP4 subtype-like, which produces MDVGQETTTTNTSNITIEPIIWESTAPPALQFALGVGGNLIALIALVTSRKRHKWKPFYRLVAGLALTDGGGILLVYPTVMIRYASDFTYEFSKPLCHYSSFVFTFMLISSAMIVCAMSFDRFMAILYPFKYNFFGKKHRANLTLVVIWLLGTLISSLHLMGLGSSFKYYPGSWCFLNFIGISILDRVNSYIYSLFGLLILCTIFSFNILVIVSLCRNLRRDKIILKSQRRKSDIFNVCLLLVIVSVFTICWTPLMFTILGHAALWISGNGSRELLVVRFGITNSIIDPWIYILLRKENFIALQKRFKGLREKINFATDSGGQNVTPSSDSREKSFDNTLSSGKTLSSDDLVDFGRE; this is translated from the exons ATGGATGTAGGACAAGAAACCACTACTACCAACACCTCCAACATAACCATAGAACCCATAATCTGGGAATCAACAGCCCCACCAGCCTTACAGTTTGCTTTAGGAGTTGGCGGCAACTTAATTGCCCTGATAGCGCTGGTAACGTCCAGAAAGAGACACAAATGGAAACCGTTTTACAGATTGGTCGCTGGTTTGGCTCTTACGGACGGGGGAGGAATCCTTCTGGTCTATCCCACAGTGATGATCAGATATGCTTCAGACTTCACTTATGAATTTTCGAAACCTCTCTGTCACTACAGTTcgtttgtatttacatttatgttGATATCTTCAGCAATGATTGTTTGTGCTATGTCATTCGATCGTTTCATGGCCATCTTGTATCCtttcaaatacaatttttttggGAAGAAACATCGAGCTAACTTAACGCTAGTTGTCATCTGGCTCCTTGGGACTTTGATTTCCAGCTTACATTTGATGGGACTTGGTTCCAGTTTTAAATACTACCCAGGTTCCTGGTGTTTCCTGAATTTCATTGGGATTTCGATCTTAGACAGAGTGAATTCCTACATCTATTCCCTATTTGGATTGCTTATTCTGTGCACAATATTTTCCTTTAATATACTTGTCATTGTATCCTTGTGCAGAAACTTGCGAAgagataaaattattttaaagagTCAAAGAAGGAAAAGCGACATCTTCAACGTGTGTTTATTGTTGGTGATTGTTAGTGTTTTCACAATCTGCTGGACTCCACTCATG ttCACAATACTTGGTCATGCTGCCTTGTGGATCAGCGGCAATGGATCTAGAGAGTTGTTGGTGGTACGGTTTGGAATCACTAACTCAATCATTGACCCTTGGATTTATATCCTTCTGAGAAAGGAAAATTTCATAGCACTTCAAAAACGATTCAAGGGTCTTCGTGAAAAGATAAATTTTGCAACGGACAGTGGAGGTCAGAATGTCACACCTTCGTCTGATTCCCGCGAAAAGAGTTTCGATAACACTCTGTCGTCTGGTAAAACACTCTCTTCAGACGATCTTGTTGACTTTGGAcgggaataa